From the genome of Spirosomataceae bacterium TFI 002, one region includes:
- a CDS encoding Histidine phosphatase superfamily (branch 1): protein MKKYLALFLLFAVLSSCTTNYYVVRHAEKASEPKKDPRLTDRGEQRAENLVSVLRKKKIEKVYSSNFKRTMETVMPTAESKFLEVESYDPSNQTAFIEKLKAEKKNALIAGHSNTIRYIINGLYEQEILPKDLDDMEYGDVFIIKRAKNGKPKSYTKIKF, encoded by the coding sequence ATGAAAAAATATTTAGCACTGTTTCTGCTTTTCGCTGTTTTGTCAAGCTGCACAACAAACTATTATGTAGTAAGACATGCTGAAAAGGCTAGTGAACCTAAAAAAGACCCTCGATTAACTGATAGGGGTGAACAGAGAGCTGAGAATTTGGTGTCTGTTTTGAGAAAGAAAAAGATTGAGAAAGTATACTCAAGTAATTTTAAGCGTACCATGGAAACCGTAATGCCAACTGCGGAATCCAAGTTTTTGGAAGTAGAAAGCTACGATCCAAGTAATCAAACTGCATTTATAGAAAAACTAAAGGCAGAGAAAAAAAATGCCTTAATAGCAGGACATAGCAATACCATACGTTACATTATCAATGGATTGTATGAACAAGAAATACTTCCAAAGGACCTAGACGACATGGAATATGGCGATGTGTTTATTATTAAAAGGGCTAAAAATGGCAAGCCAAAAAGTTACACGAAAATTAAATTCTAA
- a CDS encoding gluconolactonase → MKKALVYIFLSFIILETNAQLIKKGASPIEVSNQFKFTEGPAVDKAGNVYFTDQPNNRIWKYDINGKLSLFMEDAGRSNGLFFDNEDKLISCADDKTELWSIDTKTKEVEVLLSKFENKNFNGPNDLWIAKNGYIYFTDPFYARPWWNYKEMPQAKKNVYLFKPKTNELTIVASNFVQPNGIIGDNKVIYVADIGDKKTYRYDILADGTLSERTLFCEMGSDGMTLDNKGNLYITGQGVTVFAASGEKIQNIEIPQKWSANVTFGGKKQKTLFVTASTGVYILPMKVKGIR, encoded by the coding sequence ATGAAAAAAGCCTTAGTCTATATCTTTTTAAGTTTCATTATTCTTGAAACCAATGCACAATTAATTAAAAAAGGAGCAAGTCCTATTGAGGTTTCTAATCAATTCAAATTTACTGAAGGACCTGCCGTGGATAAGGCCGGAAATGTATATTTCACCGACCAGCCCAATAATAGAATTTGGAAATATGACATAAATGGAAAATTAAGCCTCTTTATGGAAGATGCCGGTAGAAGCAACGGGCTTTTCTTTGACAATGAAGATAAACTCATTTCATGTGCGGATGATAAAACAGAGTTGTGGAGTATTGATACAAAAACGAAAGAAGTGGAAGTGCTTTTATCAAAATTTGAAAATAAAAACTTCAACGGCCCTAACGATTTATGGATTGCTAAAAACGGATACATTTACTTTACAGATCCATTTTATGCTAGGCCTTGGTGGAATTACAAGGAAATGCCACAGGCAAAAAAAAATGTTTATTTGTTTAAACCTAAAACAAACGAACTAACAATTGTAGCAAGCAATTTTGTCCAACCAAATGGAATAATAGGAGACAACAAGGTTATATATGTAGCCGATATTGGTGACAAAAAAACTTACAGATACGACATTCTTGCAGATGGTACTTTAAGCGAAAGAACACTTTTTTGCGAAATGGGGAGCGACGGAATGACTCTTGACAACAAAGGAAACCTTTACATTACAGGTCAGGGAGTAACAGTTTTCGCTGCATCCGGTGAGAAAATACAAAACATTGAAATCCCTCAAAAGTGGTCAGCGAACGTGACCTTTGGAGGTAAAAAACAAAAAACTCTTTTTGTAACCGCATCCACTGGCGTGTACATATTACCCATGAAAGTAAAAGGAATACGTTGA
- a CDS encoding isoquinoline 1-oxidoreductase, alpha subunit gives MTQLTINGKPHDINVDESTPLLWVIRETVGLTGTKFGCGMAQCGACIIHLNGAPIRSCVTPLSAAANQEITTIEGLSTEMNAIQNAWIEEQVPQCGYCQSGQIMSATALLKENPNPTDDDIANAMNGNICRCGMYGRIKKGILRAADSLKTAKSDTV, from the coding sequence ATGACCCAATTAACCATCAATGGAAAACCACATGACATTAATGTGGACGAAAGTACCCCTTTGCTTTGGGTCATTAGAGAAACAGTTGGGCTCACAGGAACCAAATTTGGCTGCGGAATGGCACAATGCGGTGCATGTATTATTCACCTTAATGGAGCACCAATAAGGTCGTGCGTAACACCCTTAAGTGCTGCCGCCAATCAAGAAATTACGACTATAGAAGGCTTAAGCACTGAAATGAATGCCATTCAAAATGCATGGATAGAGGAGCAAGTTCCTCAGTGCGGGTATTGTCAGTCTGGGCAAATAATGTCGGCAACGGCATTGCTGAAAGAGAATCCAAATCCTACAGATGATGATATAGCCAATGCCATGAATGGAAATATATGTAGGTGTGGCATGTACGGCAGAATAAAAAAAGGAATACTAAGAGCTGCCGATAGTTTAAAAACAGCTAAATCCGATACAGTATGA
- a CDS encoding thiosulfate/3-mercaptopyruvate sulfurtransferase codes for MIPFKKWLIFVLTISINNACMNKMEGPMVSAEWLAENINTENLVIVESKLKPIGATDDWESGSKIPGAVQMDINADFSDLTTDLPHMLPSENEFEQAAQKLGISNNSTVVIYDQVGVYSSPRAWWMLRAMGHDKVYILDGGIHAWKEEVNETVPAKWELGAKGNFKAKRNESLIYDSAKMLGIVGDDKVSIWDARSQGRFDGTSPEPRPGLRGGHIPGSQCLPFQEVQAGYKMKSKEELNAIFAAPELKDKSLVMTCGSGVTASIIALAAEIAGHENVAVYDGSWAEWGMPSELPVEKK; via the coding sequence ATGATTCCCTTTAAAAAGTGGTTAATCTTTGTTTTAACTATTTCAATAAATAATGCTTGTATGAATAAAATGGAAGGTCCAATGGTGAGTGCTGAGTGGTTAGCCGAAAATATTAATACCGAAAACTTGGTAATAGTTGAGTCTAAATTAAAGCCGATTGGAGCTACTGATGATTGGGAAAGCGGAAGTAAGATTCCAGGAGCGGTACAAATGGACATTAATGCAGATTTTAGCGATTTAACTACGGATTTGCCTCACATGCTACCGAGCGAAAATGAGTTTGAGCAAGCAGCACAGAAACTTGGTATTTCTAATAATTCAACTGTTGTTATATATGACCAAGTGGGCGTATATTCTAGTCCTCGAGCTTGGTGGATGTTGAGAGCAATGGGCCATGATAAAGTCTATATCTTGGATGGTGGCATTCATGCATGGAAAGAGGAGGTAAATGAAACTGTTCCTGCGAAGTGGGAATTAGGAGCGAAAGGTAATTTCAAAGCAAAAAGAAACGAAAGCTTAATATACGACTCTGCCAAAATGTTGGGTATAGTTGGCGATGATAAGGTATCTATTTGGGATGCTAGATCTCAAGGAAGGTTTGACGGGACATCACCTGAACCTAGGCCAGGTTTGCGTGGTGGTCATATTCCAGGATCACAGTGTCTTCCATTTCAAGAAGTGCAGGCGGGCTATAAAATGAAATCAAAAGAAGAATTGAACGCTATTTTTGCTGCACCTGAGTTAAAGGATAAATCCCTAGTTATGACTTGTGGCTCTGGAGTAACGGCTTCTATTATTGCCTTAGCTGCAGAAATAGCTGGCCATGAAAATGTTGCTGTTTATGATGGTAGCTGGGCAGAGTGGGGGATGCCAAGTGAATTGCCCGTTGAGAAGAAATAG
- a CDS encoding iron-sulfur cluster assembly protein, which yields MVTVSEIAKNKIVELKEKEGKSAADGIRVSVQGGGCSGLMYDLEFNGEEKENDHIFEDKGVKIFVDKKSLLYLLGTELDFSDGLNGKGFQFKNPNASRSCGCGESFAV from the coding sequence ATGGTGACAGTATCAGAGATCGCAAAGAATAAAATCGTTGAATTAAAGGAGAAGGAAGGAAAAAGTGCTGCCGATGGCATTCGTGTATCTGTACAGGGCGGAGGTTGTTCTGGCTTGATGTATGATCTTGAATTCAATGGAGAAGAGAAAGAGAACGATCACATATTTGAAGACAAAGGGGTTAAAATATTTGTGGACAAAAAAAGTCTCCTTTATTTACTCGGAACAGAATTAGATTTTTCAGATGGTTTGAATGGAAAGGGTTTTCAATTTAAAAACCCAAACGCCTCTCGTAGCTGCGGATGCGGTGAGAGTTTCGCGGTATAA
- a CDS encoding acyl-[acyl-carrier-protein] desaturase, whose amino-acid sequence MNLPGSKIEVMKFIGEKMDEIVATYLKPIDTNWQPTDLLPNSESEDFLLDVKLLRESCKELPYDYIAVLIGDTITEEALPTYETWLMAMDGINQQDVGNDPWSKWIRYWTAEENRHGDLLNKYLYLSGRVNMREMEVSTQYLIADGFDIQTGSDPYKNFVYTSFQELATNVSHRRTATLAKQFGNTTLSKICGVIASDELRHYKAYKSFVSQIFEIDSSEMMLAFEDMMRKKIVMPAHFLRETGMKIGSTFSHFSDAAQRIGVYTTNDYIEIMQGLIKDWKIEELTGLNESAEKARDYVLALPSRLMRIAERTRIPEMEYEFNWITR is encoded by the coding sequence ATGAATTTACCGGGCTCCAAAATTGAAGTAATGAAGTTTATTGGGGAGAAAATGGATGAGATCGTTGCCACTTATCTTAAACCAATAGATACAAATTGGCAACCTACAGATTTATTACCAAACTCAGAGTCGGAGGATTTTCTTCTTGATGTTAAATTGTTGAGAGAATCCTGCAAAGAGTTACCATATGACTATATAGCTGTACTTATAGGTGATACTATTACCGAAGAAGCTTTACCAACTTATGAAACTTGGTTAATGGCAATGGATGGTATTAATCAGCAAGATGTTGGAAACGACCCATGGTCTAAGTGGATAAGATATTGGACTGCGGAAGAAAATCGCCACGGCGATCTTTTGAACAAGTATTTATACCTTTCGGGTCGTGTGAATATGAGAGAAATGGAAGTTTCTACTCAATATTTGATTGCTGATGGATTTGATATCCAAACTGGTTCAGATCCCTACAAAAACTTTGTTTATACCTCTTTCCAAGAGCTGGCTACTAACGTTTCTCATAGAAGAACTGCAACATTGGCAAAGCAATTTGGCAATACCACTCTTTCTAAAATTTGTGGTGTGATTGCATCAGATGAGCTAAGGCATTACAAAGCTTATAAATCTTTTGTTAGTCAAATATTTGAGATTGACTCTTCAGAAATGATGTTGGCTTTTGAAGATATGATGCGTAAAAAGATAGTGATGCCTGCACATTTCTTAAGAGAAACAGGAATGAAAATTGGAAGTACTTTTTCTCACTTTTCAGATGCTGCTCAGCGAATTGGTGTTTATACTACCAATGATTACATCGAAATCATGCAGGGATTGATAAAAGATTGGAAAATAGAAGAGCTTACTGGTTTAAACGAATCAGCTGAAAAAGCGAGAGATTATGTCTTGGCTTTACCTAGCCGATTAATGAGAATAGCTGAAAGAACTAGAATTCCAGAGATGGAGTATGAGTTCAACTGGATAACGAGATAA
- a CDS encoding Phage shock protein PspC (stress-responsive transcriptional regulator), giving the protein MHLFIYVIMEKKLRRTTGSEKMLFGICGGMAKFFSLDVMLIRILWAVATVFGVGSPIIIYIVMGFIVPKEGQ; this is encoded by the coding sequence ATGCACCTTTTTATTTACGTAATAATGGAAAAGAAACTTAGAAGAACTACTGGATCAGAGAAAATGCTATTTGGAATTTGTGGTGGCATGGCCAAGTTTTTCAGTTTGGATGTGATGCTCATTCGCATCTTATGGGCAGTGGCCACTGTTTTTGGCGTAGGGTCGCCGATAATTATATATATAGTGATGGGTTTCATTGTTCCTAAAGAAGGGCAATGA
- a CDS encoding Phage shock protein PspC (stress-responsive transcriptional regulator): MKRLYRIKNEKMLGGVAAGLSEYFDIDATILRVLFAIGFFSPFPTILTYIILWIVMPTKESLQYTDAEIVTS, from the coding sequence ATGAAAAGGCTATATAGAATTAAGAATGAAAAGATGTTAGGTGGAGTTGCTGCTGGATTATCAGAGTACTTTGATATCGATGCTACCATCTTAAGAGTATTATTTGCGATAGGATTTTTTAGTCCGTTCCCAACAATACTTACTTACATTATCCTGTGGATTGTGATGCCTACCAAGGAATCACTCCAATACACAGATGCAGAGATAGTTACGTCGTAA
- a CDS encoding 1-acyl-sn-glycerol-3-phosphate acyltransferase, whose product MIKKALDYVLGSIYLLYFGAILCIFHVIQVICFNVFGKKAHQASVNALNFFIVYGCLLTGSSSTFKQEADLPSGRPLIFVANHRSLFDIPGMIWFLRKHTPLFVSKIELSKGIPSISYNLRNGGAALIDRKDGKSAVVQIAKLARYIHQNGFSAAIFPEGTRSRIGKMKAFSVGGVATLVKRCPDALIVPVAIDGTGSFNPKGLFPLTSFTSMSWTTLQPIEPNSGTMEEVVLKAEQQIANKLGLEVDRPRT is encoded by the coding sequence ATGATAAAAAAAGCACTTGATTATGTTTTGGGAAGTATCTATTTATTGTATTTCGGAGCAATTCTGTGCATTTTCCATGTGATTCAAGTAATTTGTTTCAATGTTTTTGGCAAAAAAGCACATCAAGCATCGGTAAATGCACTTAACTTTTTTATTGTCTACGGTTGTCTATTAACAGGAAGTAGTTCTACTTTTAAGCAAGAAGCAGATCTGCCTAGTGGAAGGCCACTAATTTTTGTTGCAAACCATAGAAGCCTTTTTGATATCCCAGGAATGATTTGGTTTTTGCGTAAACACACCCCTCTTTTTGTATCTAAAATTGAATTATCAAAAGGTATTCCTAGTATATCATACAACTTAAGAAATGGAGGAGCAGCTCTGATAGACCGAAAAGACGGCAAGTCCGCTGTGGTTCAAATCGCCAAACTTGCAAGATATATTCATCAAAACGGGTTTTCTGCGGCAATTTTTCCTGAGGGTACAAGATCGAGAATAGGAAAGATGAAAGCATTCTCAGTTGGAGGTGTTGCCACTTTGGTAAAAAGATGCCCAGATGCACTCATTGTACCAGTTGCAATAGATGGCACAGGATCTTTTAACCCAAAAGGGCTTTTTCCTCTAACCTCTTTTACTTCTATGTCATGGACCACTTTACAGCCTATAGAACCCAATAGCGGGACGATGGAAGAAGTTGTTCTAAAGGCTGAACAACAAATAGCAAACAAGCTTGGCTTGGAAGTTGATCGCCCAAGAACTTAA
- a CDS encoding VanZ like family protein, with product MIDFIFKQLSKYYLGLCYSLLIIYLCAMPSPDLPDGMDDKMAHFLAFGGIGFLYYFLGNSKWLLIILGILFGVAIEIMQGLLPESFHRGFDVWDILFDLFGVFTGTLVAFGLEYFFKKN from the coding sequence ATGATTGATTTTATATTTAAGCAACTTTCTAAATATTACTTGGGATTGTGCTATAGTTTACTTATCATCTACTTATGTGCCATGCCTTCTCCAGACCTTCCCGATGGAATGGATGATAAAATGGCTCACTTTTTAGCCTTTGGTGGAATTGGTTTTCTTTATTACTTTTTAGGTAATAGTAAATGGCTACTGATTATTTTAGGTATCCTTTTTGGAGTCGCAATTGAAATTATGCAAGGACTTTTACCTGAGAGTTTTCACCGTGGTTTTGATGTTTGGGATATTTTGTTCGATCTATTTGGAGTGTTCACTGGTACTTTGGTAGCTTTTGGGTTGGAGTATTTCTTTAAAAAGAACTAA
- a CDS encoding aspartyl-tRNA synthetase, with protein sequence MLRTHTCGELRLSNANTQVTLCGWVQRIRDKGGLVWLDLRDRYGITQLMLEEGVTDPSLLEKVRKLGREYVLKVTGEVKERQSKNDKIPTGEIEVFVNEIEILNSAKLPPFQIEDDTDGGDELRMKYRYLDLRRNPVRENLMLRHKVGSQTRIYMDAQDFIEVETPYLIKSTPEGARDFVVPSRMNPGEFYALPQSPQTFKQLLMVSGFDRYYQIVKCFRDEDLRADRQPEFTQIDCEMSFVEQEDILNMFEGLIRHLFDKVKGIELDEVPRMTYADAMKNYGSDKPDIRFDMKFVEVNDLVQNQGFSVFDDAELIVGINATGCASYTRKEIDQLTDWVRRPQIGAKGLAYIKFNEDGTTKSSIDKFYDEAAREKILAAFDAKPGDMVLLISGEKNKARKQLNELRLEMGTRLGLRNPSDYKVLWVVDFPLLEFDEESNRWHAMHHPFTAPKPEDIDLLATDLGAVRANAYDMVINGTEVGGGSVRIYDKPLQEKMFGILGFTPEEAKKQFGFLMDAFEYGAPPHAGIAFGFDRLCSLFGGVDSIRDFIAFPKNNSGRDVMIDSPASISDEQLKELSIKTAVK encoded by the coding sequence ATGTTACGTACTCACACTTGCGGAGAATTAAGACTTTCAAATGCCAACACACAAGTAACCTTGTGTGGCTGGGTTCAGCGAATAAGAGATAAAGGAGGCCTTGTATGGCTTGACCTTAGAGATAGATATGGCATCACTCAACTTATGCTAGAAGAGGGTGTTACAGATCCCAGCTTGTTGGAAAAAGTCAGAAAACTTGGTAGAGAATATGTCCTCAAAGTAACGGGTGAGGTTAAAGAAAGACAATCTAAAAATGATAAAATTCCTACAGGCGAAATAGAGGTTTTTGTCAATGAAATTGAAATTCTCAATTCAGCGAAACTTCCTCCTTTTCAAATAGAGGATGATACTGACGGTGGAGATGAGCTTCGTATGAAGTATCGCTACTTAGACTTAAGGAGGAATCCAGTGAGAGAAAACTTGATGCTTCGCCATAAAGTAGGAAGTCAAACTCGCATATATATGGACGCTCAAGACTTTATAGAAGTTGAGACGCCCTATTTAATCAAATCTACTCCAGAAGGAGCTAGAGACTTTGTGGTACCTAGCCGCATGAACCCAGGAGAGTTTTATGCATTGCCACAATCTCCTCAAACTTTCAAACAGTTATTAATGGTTTCGGGCTTTGACCGCTACTATCAAATTGTAAAGTGTTTCAGAGATGAGGATTTAAGAGCAGATCGTCAGCCTGAATTTACGCAAATCGACTGCGAAATGTCATTTGTTGAACAAGAGGACATCTTAAATATGTTCGAAGGTTTAATTCGTCACCTTTTTGATAAAGTGAAAGGAATTGAACTTGACGAAGTACCACGCATGACTTATGCTGATGCGATGAAAAACTATGGTTCAGATAAACCAGATATTCGTTTCGATATGAAATTTGTTGAAGTGAATGATTTGGTTCAAAATCAAGGTTTCTCAGTTTTTGACGATGCAGAGCTTATTGTTGGTATCAATGCTACTGGTTGTGCTTCTTACACAAGAAAAGAAATAGATCAACTTACTGATTGGGTCCGCAGACCACAAATTGGTGCTAAAGGACTCGCTTATATCAAATTTAACGAGGATGGTACTACTAAATCATCTATTGATAAGTTCTACGACGAAGCCGCTAGAGAAAAAATATTAGCTGCCTTTGATGCAAAACCTGGAGACATGGTTCTCCTTATTTCTGGAGAGAAAAACAAGGCAAGAAAGCAGCTAAATGAGCTAAGGTTAGAGATGGGTACTCGCCTAGGATTGCGAAACCCTTCTGATTATAAAGTTTTATGGGTTGTTGATTTCCCATTACTTGAGTTTGACGAAGAAAGCAATAGATGGCATGCAATGCATCATCCATTCACGGCACCTAAACCCGAAGATATTGACTTGCTAGCAACAGACTTAGGGGCTGTAAGAGCAAATGCATATGATATGGTTATCAACGGAACAGAAGTTGGTGGTGGTTCTGTAAGAATTTACGATAAGCCTTTACAAGAAAAAATGTTCGGCATTTTAGGGTTCACTCCCGAAGAAGCAAAAAAACAGTTTGGTTTCTTAATGGATGCATTTGAGTACGGAGCACCACCCCATGCAGGAATTGCATTTGGTTTCGACAGACTTTGTTCATTGTTTGGAGGTGTAGATTCTATCCGTGACTTCATCGCTTTCCCTAAAAACAATAGTGGTAGAGATGTCATGATAGATTCTCCCGCAAGTATCTCAGATGAGCAATTAAAAGAGTTAAGTATCAAAACTGCGGTAAAATAA
- a CDS encoding Permuted papain-like amidase enzyme, YaeF/YiiX, C92 family, producing the protein MAIALVNKRKLEQKFPRKSYHEIQEHYESIRDELKTGDLIFFSGDHWLSGLIRWRSRSAWSHVGIVVKIEEMNRVFLVESTLETGVRLIPMSFVVKNYDGNNNPYVGRVAWARHNILVNSADQLRKVKEFCLDNLTKQYDNKEYFRIMWRTLVGSKEIFNDNKFTCAEYVLEAYRYAGLKLPKERGYFISPGAFWRQDGVEMKGIII; encoded by the coding sequence ATGGCAATTGCTCTTGTAAACAAAAGAAAACTTGAACAGAAGTTTCCCCGAAAATCATACCACGAAATACAAGAACATTACGAAAGCATTAGAGACGAACTCAAAACAGGAGATTTAATCTTTTTCTCAGGTGACCATTGGCTCTCAGGACTTATTCGATGGCGTTCAAGATCGGCATGGAGTCATGTTGGTATTGTTGTTAAAATAGAAGAAATGAACCGCGTTTTTTTAGTTGAAAGTACTCTTGAAACAGGCGTACGATTAATACCGATGTCTTTTGTTGTAAAAAATTACGACGGCAATAATAACCCGTATGTAGGAAGAGTGGCTTGGGCGAGGCATAATATCCTCGTTAATTCTGCAGATCAGCTACGAAAGGTTAAAGAATTCTGTCTCGATAACTTAACTAAACAATATGATAATAAAGAGTATTTTAGAATCATGTGGAGGACCCTTGTTGGCAGTAAAGAAATCTTTAATGACAATAAATTCACTTGTGCGGAATACGTCCTAGAAGCTTATAGATATGCAGGTCTTAAGTTGCCAAAAGAAAGGGGATACTTCATCAGCCCAGGAGCATTTTGGAGACAAGACGGTGTGGAAATGAAAGGGATTATAATTTAG